From one Acidobacteriota bacterium genomic stretch:
- the argB gene encoding acetylglutamate kinase, which yields MFQKRLDLLREALPYIQRFKGTTFVVKFSGKVTENRENLESLAEELALLHQVGIRVCVIHGGGKQLTELAAKLGVAQTVIQGRRVTDDDTLELAKMIFAGKINTDILSALRFRGTNAVGLSGVDGNIVHAEKRPPKEILDKQTGLTTTVDFGNVGDVLEINTHLLKLLLDHDYLPVVSSLGADSEGRVFNINADTIAAEIAVQLGAEKLVLLSDVDGIFLDPKDPSTKISRVTVSEARSMIDSGTATGGMIPKLQSLIKLVESGVKSAHIISGSERNALLSEVFTDEGTGTMIVAD from the coding sequence ATGTTCCAAAAACGACTAGACCTTTTGCGCGAGGCGCTTCCCTACATTCAAAGGTTCAAAGGAACAACGTTCGTGGTCAAATTTTCGGGCAAGGTCACCGAAAACCGCGAGAATCTCGAATCTCTCGCCGAAGAACTTGCGCTGCTCCATCAGGTCGGCATCAGGGTTTGCGTGATTCACGGCGGCGGCAAGCAATTGACAGAACTCGCCGCGAAACTCGGCGTCGCGCAAACGGTCATCCAGGGCCGCCGCGTCACCGACGACGACACTCTCGAACTCGCGAAAATGATATTTGCCGGGAAGATCAACACTGACATCCTTTCGGCTCTGCGCTTTCGCGGAACCAATGCGGTCGGCCTTTCCGGCGTTGACGGCAACATCGTACACGCCGAGAAACGACCGCCGAAAGAGATCCTCGACAAGCAGACCGGACTGACAACGACGGTCGATTTCGGCAACGTCGGCGATGTTCTCGAGATCAACACGCATCTTCTGAAACTGCTTCTCGATCACGACTATCTGCCGGTTGTATCATCTCTCGGCGCCGACTCCGAAGGCCGCGTTTTCAATATCAACGCCGATACGATCGCCGCCGAGATCGCCGTCCAACTCGGCGCCGAGAAGCTCGTTTTGCTTTCCGATGTCGACGGTATCTTTCTCGATCCGAAGGATCCTTCGACCAAGATCTCCCGCGTGACGGTGAGCGAGGCGCGGTCGATGATCGACTCGGGCACGGCGACGGGCGGAATGATCCCGAAACTCCAGAGCCTGATCAAACTCGTCGAAAGCGGTGTGAAATCGGCGCACATCATCAGCGGATCCGAGAGAAATGCGTTGCTTTCGGAAGTCTTTACCGATGAGGGAACGGGCACGATGATCGTTGCCGACTAA
- a CDS encoding TonB family protein codes for MKRLIIFLFVAVGFAPLGASAQKKEKVETASQVLRAEASTKCTRLEIGKVESMPAPKYPSEARSAKIGGAVDVTVWIDETGRVTEVKTIDGPRALHGVTVEAALKARFAPTLCDNRPARITGVLSYSFIPLAPNERYFVARNIDDFKDVSKESPYYEAILDLTENYRITFGYGDRNFYPDLPMPLGDFAHSLRLTLDLLRKQAAIAKVDPANVYRPMNPRRVTIEDRFEFADPNAAYVESIKILVRDHQVSLFDEKNEFKGRDVIRRGELISIWKGVFGDDAIPVNFEEKDTENRVLSRGEFALFLQESMRVLTYKLLPVSE; via the coding sequence ATGAAGAGATTGATTATATTCTTATTTGTCGCCGTCGGTTTCGCGCCGCTTGGTGCGAGTGCGCAGAAAAAGGAAAAGGTCGAGACCGCGTCGCAGGTTCTGCGGGCCGAAGCGTCGACAAAATGCACACGTTTGGAGATTGGAAAGGTCGAATCGATGCCCGCTCCGAAATACCCGTCGGAAGCGCGTTCCGCGAAGATCGGCGGGGCGGTCGATGTCACGGTCTGGATCGACGAGACCGGGCGTGTAACGGAGGTAAAAACCATCGACGGTCCTCGGGCACTTCACGGAGTAACGGTGGAAGCGGCCTTGAAGGCGCGTTTTGCGCCGACCTTATGCGACAACCGCCCGGCGCGGATCACCGGGGTCTTGAGTTACAGTTTTATTCCGCTTGCGCCGAACGAACGGTATTTCGTCGCCCGGAACATCGATGATTTCAAAGACGTCTCGAAAGAATCGCCCTACTATGAAGCTATTCTAGATCTGACGGAGAACTACCGTATCACTTTCGGTTACGGCGACCGGAATTTTTATCCTGATCTTCCAATGCCGCTCGGTGACTTTGCCCATTCGCTGCGCCTCACCCTCGACCTGCTTAGAAAGCAGGCCGCGATCGCCAAGGTCGACCCGGCAAATGTATACAGGCCTATGAATCCGCGGCGCGTGACTATCGAGGACCGATTCGAATTTGCCGACCCGAATGCCGCTTACGTCGAATCGATCAAGATCCTTGTTCGTGACCACCAGGTCTCGCTTTTTGACGAAAAGAACGAATTCAAGGGCCGAGATGTTATTCGCCGCGGCGAACTTATCAGCATTTGGAAAGGAGTTTTCGGCGACGATGCGATTCCCGTAAATTTCGAAGAAAAGGATACCGAAAACCGTGTGCTTTCGCGCGGTGAGTTTGCGCTCTTCCTCCAGGAATCGATGCGAGTGCTGACTTACAAGCTATTGCCGGTCAGCGAGTGA
- a CDS encoding gamma-glutamylcyclotransferase, giving the protein MQEYLFAYGTLNPDLAPPEIADIVARFEFVRSGTVRGLLFDLGPYRGAVPDAESDRRICGNLYRVAGLESVIDRLDEYEGFRAGDPDRSLFVRSEVTVELAERSVDAQIYVYNGDISDLEPVN; this is encoded by the coding sequence TTGCAGGAATATCTTTTCGCATACGGAACTCTGAATCCGGATCTTGCCCCGCCGGAGATCGCGGACATCGTCGCGCGCTTTGAATTCGTCCGATCGGGAACCGTACGCGGACTCCTTTTCGATCTTGGCCCGTACCGCGGCGCCGTGCCCGACGCGGAGTCTGACAGGCGAATCTGTGGAAATCTGTACCGTGTCGCCGGTCTGGAATCGGTCATTGACCGTTTGGATGAATACGAAGGCTTTAGGGCCGGCGATCCGGACCGAAGTCTTTTTGTGCGGAGCGAAGTGACGGTGGAGCTTGCCGAACGGAGCGTCGATGCACAGATCTACGTCTACAACGGCGACATATCGGATCTTGAACCGGTGAATTAG
- a CDS encoding polyprenyl synthetase family protein — translation MQTFSPIREKLNPPTAAKQIFGLIKAEMALVEAEFERQASSNIQVINYLGDYLRASGGKRLRPALLLLSNLASGGTASSESVIRLATVMEMLHTATLVHDDIIDNAVTRRNRVSVNARFGNQSAVLMGDWLYMSAFETSLKERSLEILDILTRLTRKMTEGELIQLTVLGRSDITEAEYFDVLQRKTAFLFSACCEIGAILGGASKQSQTALRDYGMNLGTAFQLADDVLDFTADEEILGKAAGADLLEGKLTLPLILLVQKHPRVRPELDKIMYDGEYDGESRSRLLESLEQFGTIEETRQRAYGYAGEARKNLAVLGKSEYCLALENIPEFMIERNK, via the coding sequence ATGCAGACGTTTTCACCAATTCGCGAAAAACTGAACCCGCCGACCGCGGCGAAGCAGATCTTCGGATTGATCAAGGCCGAAATGGCGCTTGTCGAGGCGGAGTTTGAACGCCAGGCGAGTTCGAACATTCAGGTCATCAATTATCTCGGCGATTATCTGCGAGCGTCGGGCGGCAAGCGACTGCGGCCCGCGCTGCTTTTGCTTTCGAACCTCGCAAGCGGCGGAACGGCATCGAGCGAAAGCGTTATCCGTCTGGCGACGGTGATGGAAATGCTGCATACCGCGACGCTCGTTCACGACGACATCATCGACAATGCGGTGACGCGCCGCAACCGCGTTTCGGTCAACGCGCGTTTCGGAAATCAGTCGGCGGTGCTGATGGGCGACTGGCTCTATATGTCGGCGTTCGAAACGTCGCTCAAGGAACGGAGCCTCGAAATTCTCGACATTCTGACCCGTTTGACGCGAAAGATGACCGAGGGCGAGTTGATCCAGTTGACCGTACTCGGCCGCTCGGACATTACCGAAGCCGAGTATTTCGACGTTTTGCAGCGCAAGACGGCGTTCCTGTTCTCAGCCTGCTGCGAGATCGGCGCGATCCTTGGCGGCGCATCAAAGCAATCTCAGACGGCACTCCGCGACTACGGAATGAACCTCGGAACGGCGTTTCAGCTTGCCGACGACGTGCTTGATTTCACGGCCGACGAAGAGATTCTCGGCAAGGCGGCCGGCGCCGACCTCCTCGAAGGGAAGTTGACCTTGCCGCTGATTCTGCTCGTCCAAAAGCATCCGCGCGTGAGGCCCGAACTCGACAAAATAATGTACGACGGTGAGTACGACGGAGAATCCAGGTCGCGTCTTTTGGAGTCGCTCGAGCAGTTCGGGACGATCGAGGAGACACGTCAGCGGGCCTACGGTTACGCCGGCGAGGCCCGGAAAAATCTTGCAGTTTTGGGCAAAAGCGAGTATTGTTTAGCGTTGGAGAACATCCCCGAGTTCATGATCGAACGCAATAAGTGA
- the lepB gene encoding signal peptidase I codes for MRRSSLIVISLIFAACVAPVRFEGTSMMPTIKDGDRLFIDTNFGELARGDIVMHRFPPNPAKFYIKRIVGLPGERIEIRNGAVSINGSRIDESYVDPQHNSGKHSDVDLIIEPGHYFVLGDNRDNSSDSRSWGAVERSLIVGKYRLTYKSSPN; via the coding sequence ATGCGGCGCAGTTCGCTGATCGTCATTTCATTGATCTTCGCCGCGTGTGTGGCACCCGTGCGGTTTGAAGGCACGTCGATGATGCCGACAATTAAGGACGGCGATCGGCTTTTCATCGATACGAACTTCGGAGAACTCGCCCGCGGCGATATCGTGATGCATCGGTTTCCGCCGAATCCGGCAAAGTTCTACATCAAACGCATAGTCGGGCTTCCGGGCGAACGAATCGAGATCAGAAACGGCGCGGTCTCGATAAACGGGAGCCGGATTGATGAGTCTTACGTCGATCCGCAACATAATAGTGGAAAGCATTCGGACGTCGATCTCATCATTGAACCCGGCCATTATTTCGTGCTTGGCGACAATCGCGACAACTCGAGCGATTCACGTTCGTGGGGGGCGGTCGAGCGTTCGCTTATCGTCGGAAAATATCGATTGACGTACAAGTCGTCGCCGAACTAG
- a CDS encoding YajQ family cyclic di-GMP-binding protein, with amino-acid sequence MAKENSFDIVSKTDYAEVTNAINQTTKEVSQRFDFKGSKATVELVAKDLVLSAEDETRLRNMNDIFQGKLVKRGISLKALDYQKIEPAAGGTVRQTVKIQQGIPTEKAKEIVKFIKDEKIKVQASIQGETVRISGKDRDTLQDVIAKLKAKDFGIDMTFDNYRSN; translated from the coding sequence ATGGCAAAAGAAAATTCATTCGACATTGTTTCAAAAACGGACTACGCAGAAGTTACAAACGCGATCAACCAAACTACGAAAGAGGTCTCGCAGCGCTTCGACTTCAAGGGCAGCAAGGCAACCGTCGAACTCGTCGCGAAAGACCTCGTTCTTTCGGCCGAAGACGAAACGCGTCTGCGGAATATGAACGACATCTTTCAGGGCAAGCTCGTCAAGCGCGGGATTTCGCTCAAGGCGCTCGATTATCAGAAGATCGAGCCGGCCGCCGGCGGAACCGTTCGGCAAACGGTGAAGATCCAGCAGGGAATTCCGACCGAAAAGGCGAAAGAGATCGTCAAATTCATCAAGGACGAGAAGATCAAGGTGCAGGCGTCGATTCAGGGCGAGACCGTTCGGATCTCCGGAAAAGACCGCGACACGCTTCAGGATGTCATCGCCAAACTGAAGGCGAAGGATTTTGGGATCGATATGACCTTCGATAATTATCGGAGCAACTGA
- a CDS encoding TatD family hydrolase, translating into MLVDSHCHIDGEQFDADRNEVIERALGAGVVAMLNIGSGSPKGDSFEKTVSLAKEFDFVYAAVGIHPHDAVEYDESVERRLIDLTRSSSKVIAWGEIGLDFYYDHSPRDVQIEVFRRQIRVANEIGLPIIVHSRDANDETVGIIRDECSNDGFRGGVMHCFGGTAAMAEALIPLGFMISFAGNVTFKKADDLRDAARAVPLERLLIETDCPYLAPVPMRGKRNEPAFVAHTAEFLGEFYGVGGEELARRTTDNFYRFFRLRTEKWKLRAEK; encoded by the coding sequence ATGCTCGTAGATTCACACTGCCACATCGACGGCGAGCAGTTTGATGCCGACCGGAACGAAGTGATCGAGCGGGCGCTCGGCGCCGGTGTCGTGGCAATGCTCAACATCGGGTCCGGAAGTCCGAAGGGCGATTCGTTTGAAAAAACGGTCTCGCTTGCGAAGGAATTCGATTTTGTTTACGCCGCGGTCGGGATTCATCCGCACGACGCGGTCGAGTATGATGAAAGCGTCGAGCGGCGTTTGATCGATCTGACGCGTTCAAGTTCGAAGGTCATCGCCTGGGGCGAGATCGGGCTCGACTTCTATTACGATCACAGCCCGCGCGATGTACAGATCGAGGTTTTTCGGCGCCAGATCCGCGTCGCGAATGAGATCGGGCTCCCGATCATCGTCCATAGCCGGGACGCGAACGACGAAACCGTCGGGATAATCCGTGACGAATGTTCGAATGACGGATTTCGCGGCGGAGTGATGCATTGTTTCGGCGGGACGGCGGCGATGGCCGAAGCGCTGATACCGCTTGGATTTATGATATCGTTTGCGGGAAACGTGACCTTCAAGAAGGCCGACGATCTGCGAGATGCGGCCCGGGCCGTTCCGCTCGAACGGCTCTTGATCGAAACCGACTGCCCGTATCTCGCGCCGGTCCCGATGCGCGGAAAGCGCAACGAACCGGCATTCGTCGCTCACACGGCTGAGTTCCTCGGCGAATTCTACGGCGTCGGCGGGGAAGAGTTGGCCCGCCGAACAACTGACAACTTCTACCGGTTTTTCAGACTGAGAACGGAGAAATGGAAACTGAGAGCTGAGAAATGA
- the metG gene encoding methionine--tRNA ligase, protein MKTFYITTPIYYANSLPHLGHLYTTIVADAVVRHKRQRGFETFFLTGTDEHGVNIQRAGERAGRTPLQQVDYISGELKRMFADFGLDGYDIFMRTTEPFHYEAAQKFWLKIAANKTPKGNDTIYKGFYEGWFCAPCAEFKTETDYKLVEGSEVPVCLVHERPLDRVSEESYFFRLSDYDEELLKIIENEPQRLRPEARRNEVAAFIRQGLQDLAVSREKKAVSWGVPVPGDDNHVMYVWLDALSNYVTALGWGNDARSGFEKFWPSAHHLVGKDILRFHTIYWWSFLLAAGIELPQMVYAHGMWLDADGRKMGKTLGNIVSLDVLKRHFQTDAIRYFVLREMVFGQDGNFGYENLIDRSTADLANGLGNLSSRTLSMITKYRDGKVPSGSISDANYLYAKRIGLATDDQELATVLAHARDEYLRRFDNFEFSHALEALWAVIARIDKMITDSKPWELIKDPNQTESLSAVLYRSTETLRWLCVLLFPVIPEAARSIYRQIGLEGDLAAMNPEDLKWGGLVPGTAIGETLPVFPRLDKQKIMSEIQEQKIETAAPAEPVAAEAVVEENFITIDDFLKVELKIGEVLVCERIPNADKLLRFEIDLGEEKPRQILAGLAEYYEPEKLIGRKVVVVANLKPRKMRGFESQGMICAASLDGDDTAPAMATFVEDVKNGARLK, encoded by the coding sequence ATGAAGACCTTTTACATCACAACTCCGATCTATTATGCGAACTCGTTGCCGCATCTCGGTCATCTCTACACGACGATCGTCGCGGATGCCGTCGTTCGGCACAAACGCCAGCGTGGATTCGAGACTTTCTTTCTGACCGGGACGGACGAACACGGCGTCAACATTCAACGTGCCGGAGAAAGGGCCGGCCGGACGCCGCTGCAGCAGGTCGATTACATTTCGGGCGAACTGAAGCGGATGTTCGCGGACTTCGGACTCGACGGCTACGACATCTTTATGCGCACGACCGAACCGTTTCATTACGAAGCGGCGCAGAAGTTTTGGTTGAAGATCGCCGCCAACAAGACGCCGAAGGGCAACGACACGATCTACAAAGGCTTTTACGAAGGTTGGTTCTGCGCGCCGTGCGCCGAGTTCAAGACCGAAACGGATTATAAATTGGTCGAAGGCTCGGAAGTTCCGGTTTGTCTGGTCCACGAACGGCCGCTTGACCGCGTTTCGGAAGAAAGCTACTTTTTCAGGCTTTCCGACTACGACGAAGAGCTGTTGAAGATCATTGAGAACGAGCCGCAACGCCTGCGTCCCGAAGCGCGGCGAAATGAGGTCGCGGCCTTCATCCGTCAGGGTCTTCAGGATCTCGCCGTCTCGCGCGAAAAGAAAGCCGTAAGCTGGGGCGTTCCCGTTCCCGGCGACGACAATCACGTGATGTACGTCTGGCTCGACGCGCTTTCCAACTACGTCACCGCACTCGGCTGGGGCAACGACGCGCGTTCGGGATTCGAGAAATTCTGGCCGTCGGCGCATCACTTGGTCGGCAAGGACATTCTCCGTTTTCACACGATCTACTGGTGGTCGTTTCTGCTGGCGGCGGGAATCGAATTGCCGCAGATGGTTTACGCCCACGGAATGTGGCTCGATGCGGACGGCCGCAAGATGGGCAAGACGCTCGGGAACATCGTCAGTCTCGACGTTCTCAAGAGGCATTTTCAGACCGATGCGATCCGTTATTTCGTCTTGCGCGAGATGGTCTTCGGACAGGACGGGAATTTCGGCTATGAGAATCTGATCGACCGTTCAACGGCCGACCTCGCCAACGGGCTCGGCAATCTTTCGTCACGGACGCTCTCGATGATCACGAAGTACCGCGACGGGAAGGTTCCGTCCGGCTCGATCAGCGATGCGAATTATCTTTACGCGAAACGCATCGGACTCGCGACGGACGATCAGGAACTCGCGACGGTTCTCGCACACGCGCGCGACGAATACCTCAGGCGCTTCGACAATTTCGAGTTTTCGCACGCGCTTGAAGCGCTCTGGGCCGTGATCGCGCGGATCGACAAGATGATCACGGATTCGAAGCCCTGGGAGCTGATCAAAGACCCGAATCAGACGGAGTCTTTGAGCGCCGTCTTGTACCGCTCGACCGAAACGCTTCGCTGGCTGTGCGTCCTGCTCTTTCCGGTGATCCCCGAAGCGGCGCGCAGCATTTATCGGCAGATCGGTCTTGAAGGCGATCTTGCAGCGATGAATCCGGAAGATCTCAAATGGGGCGGACTCGTGCCCGGAACCGCGATCGGCGAGACGCTTCCGGTGTTTCCGCGCCTTGATAAGCAAAAGATTATGAGTGAAATTCAAGAACAGAAGATTGAAACTGCCGCACCGGCCGAACCGGTTGCCGCCGAAGCCGTCGTCGAGGAGAACTTCATCACCATCGACGATTTTCTCAAGGTCGAACTCAAGATCGGCGAGGTTCTGGTTTGCGAACGCATCCCGAACGCCGACAAGCTTCTGCGCTTTGAGATCGACCTCGGCGAAGAAAAGCCGCGCCAGATCCTGGCCGGTTTGGCGGAGTATTACGAACCCGAAAAACTGATCGGCCGCAAGGTCGTCGTCGTGGCAAATCTCAAGCCGCGGAAGATGCGCGGCTTCGAGTCGCAGGGAATGATCTGCGCCGCTTCGCTTGACGGTGACGACACCGCGCCGGCGATGGCGACGTTCGTTGAAGACGTGAAGAACGGCGCGCGGCTAAAATAG
- a CDS encoding M28 family peptidase, producing MKRFIAFVLLITLNSIFVFAQKGDYKGLFNEKKLKDIVKFLSDDGFEGRAPGSRTGELAAKFLALELERIGIKPGNNGSYFQPVSLVAAKASRETKLRVSNRNATFDYNFGDDFVATTGAQTDYVNADAELVFVGYGVDAPEQKWNDFKGDDSDYRGKILVMLVNDPPANDKEPNLFGGKALTYYGRWTYKFEEAARRGAVGAILIHTTESAGYGWNVVRTSNGNWRYEVARTPQDKTPFLQFKSWMTNDTAKRVFSQANLNLDDLREKAKDRKFKPVSLGLRANLNLKSEIKRLESNNVVGFYEGSDNQLKNEYVVYTAHWDHLGIGEPNAKGDAIYNGALDNSTGCAQVLAVAEALTKLPKKEQPKRSQVFLFTTAEEQGLLGAEWYSRNPVYPLDRTAANVNIDGGNILGLTKDYGALGAERSNLWEIVQKVLKSRNLSFLPDAYPEQGFFFRSDHFPFAKKGVPALSIQDGDEYVGKPKDFGKKFFEEFNKNNYHQPSDEFSDDWRYDGMIQSLDVTFAIALEISNMKKLPRYNKDDEFARAQPNRK from the coding sequence ATGAAAAGATTTATTGCATTTGTTTTGCTGATTACACTTAATTCCATTTTTGTTTTCGCGCAAAAAGGTGACTACAAGGGACTCTTCAACGAGAAGAAGTTGAAGGATATCGTGAAGTTCCTGTCGGACGACGGGTTCGAGGGACGCGCGCCGGGATCCAGAACCGGCGAATTGGCGGCGAAGTTCCTCGCTCTCGAACTCGAACGAATCGGCATCAAACCCGGCAACAACGGATCGTATTTCCAGCCGGTCTCGTTGGTTGCGGCGAAGGCCAGCCGCGAAACGAAACTTCGTGTTTCGAACCGAAACGCGACGTTCGATTACAATTTCGGCGACGATTTCGTCGCGACGACCGGCGCGCAAACCGACTACGTGAACGCCGATGCGGAACTCGTCTTCGTCGGTTATGGCGTTGACGCGCCGGAACAGAAGTGGAACGACTTCAAAGGCGACGACTCGGACTACCGCGGAAAGATCCTGGTGATGCTGGTCAACGATCCGCCGGCCAACGACAAGGAACCGAACCTCTTCGGCGGAAAGGCGCTGACATATTATGGGCGCTGGACGTACAAGTTTGAAGAAGCTGCCCGGCGCGGGGCCGTCGGCGCGATCTTGATCCACACGACCGAATCCGCCGGCTACGGTTGGAACGTCGTTCGCACCTCGAACGGCAACTGGCGCTACGAGGTGGCGCGCACGCCGCAGGACAAAACGCCGTTTTTGCAGTTCAAATCCTGGATGACGAACGACACCGCGAAGCGCGTATTCTCGCAGGCAAATCTGAACCTCGACGATCTTCGGGAAAAGGCGAAAGACCGCAAGTTCAAGCCCGTCAGTCTCGGCCTTCGCGCGAATTTGAATCTCAAGAGCGAGATCAAGCGGCTCGAGTCGAATAACGTCGTCGGTTTTTACGAAGGGAGCGACAATCAACTGAAGAACGAGTATGTCGTTTACACCGCGCACTGGGACCACCTCGGCATTGGCGAGCCGAATGCGAAAGGCGATGCGATCTACAACGGCGCGCTCGATAATTCGACGGGCTGCGCGCAAGTGCTGGCGGTCGCGGAAGCGCTGACCAAATTGCCGAAAAAAGAACAGCCGAAGCGTTCGCAGGTGTTTCTCTTCACGACCGCCGAAGAGCAGGGACTGCTCGGCGCTGAATGGTACTCACGAAATCCCGTCTATCCGCTCGACCGGACGGCCGCGAACGTCAATATCGACGGAGGCAACATTCTCGGCCTGACGAAGGATTACGGCGCGCTCGGCGCGGAGCGTTCGAATCTTTGGGAGATCGTTCAGAAGGTCCTCAAATCCAGAAACTTGAGTTTCCTTCCGGATGCCTACCCGGAACAGGGCTTTTTCTTCCGCTCGGACCATTTTCCGTTCGCAAAGAAGGGAGTTCCGGCGCTCAGCATCCAGGACGGCGACGAGTATGTCGGAAAGCCGAAAGATTTCGGGAAGAAGTTCTTCGAGGAGTTCAACAAGAACAACTACCATCAGCCGTCGGATGAGTTCAGCGACGATTGGCGTTACGACGGTATGATCCAGTCGCTTGACGTGACGTTCGCCATCGCGCTGGAAATTTCGAATATGAAGAAACTGCCGCGCTACAACAAGGACGACGAGTTCGCCCGCGCGCAGCCGAACAGGAAGTAG
- the folE gene encoding GTP cyclohydrolase I FolE, with translation MAENVRKIDLEKIARGVRLMLEGMGEDADRDGLQKTPERVAQFYAELTEGMWEDARDHIVALPGDSHDEMVIVKDISIASVCEHHLAPFVGKCHIAYIPKGGRIVGLSKLARLAEIFARRLQVQERLTQQIAKTLFEALDPLGVMVVIEAEHTCMTLRGVKKPGAKTITSAVLGGFRRDPRTRAEAMALIKG, from the coding sequence TTGGCTGAAAACGTTAGAAAGATAGACCTCGAAAAGATCGCGCGCGGCGTACGGCTGATGCTCGAAGGAATGGGCGAGGACGCGGATCGCGACGGATTGCAAAAAACCCCCGAACGCGTCGCGCAGTTCTATGCCGAACTGACCGAAGGAATGTGGGAAGACGCAAGGGACCATATCGTCGCGCTGCCGGGCGATTCGCACGATGAGATGGTGATCGTCAAGGATATCTCGATCGCCTCGGTTTGCGAGCACCATTTGGCGCCGTTCGTCGGCAAATGCCATATCGCTTACATTCCGAAGGGCGGACGGATCGTCGGGCTTTCAAAACTCGCGCGGCTCGCCGAGATCTTCGCGCGACGGCTCCAGGTTCAGGAACGTCTGACCCAGCAGATCGCGAAAACGCTTTTCGAGGCGCTGGATCCGCTCGGCGTGATGGTCGTGATCGAGGCGGAGCATACGTGTATGACGCTCCGCGGCGTAAAGAAACCGGGAGCAAAGACGATCACGTCGGCGGTTCTCGGCGGTTTCCGGCGCGACCCGCGGACGCGCGCGGAGGCGATGGCACTCATTAAAGGGTGA
- a CDS encoding methyltransferase domain-containing protein, with product MRRARWFRETFRIGPDTKILDLGSESGDNISSVLDGLSYEPSNIYIADIDNEAVLRGADRYGFVPVILGEQSLIPFDDGFFDIVFCSSVIEHVTVEKTEVWEVRDARRFDEIAVGAQKRFADEIRRVGKGYFVQTPARSFPIESHSWLPFAGQLPRRLLLPVLKLTNRFWIKRTIPDFALLSPRELAAYFPDAELRSERFWGLVKSVTAIKTN from the coding sequence ATGCGGCGTGCGCGATGGTTTCGCGAGACCTTTCGGATCGGACCGGATACGAAGATACTCGACCTAGGGTCGGAATCCGGCGATAATATAAGTTCCGTTCTTGACGGATTGAGTTACGAACCGTCGAATATCTATATCGCCGATATCGACAATGAGGCGGTCTTGAGGGGAGCGGATCGCTATGGTTTCGTCCCGGTGATCCTCGGTGAGCAGTCGTTGATACCGTTTGACGACGGATTCTTTGACATCGTGTTTTGCTCATCCGTGATCGAGCACGTGACCGTGGAAAAGACGGAAGTTTGGGAGGTCCGGGACGCGCGCCGCTTTGACGAAATTGCGGTTGGCGCTCAGAAGCGTTTCGCCGACGAGATCAGACGGGTCGGCAAAGGCTACTTCGTTCAGACACCGGCGCGGAGTTTTCCGATCGAGAGTCATTCGTGGCTTCCGTTTGCCGGTCAACTGCCCCGACGATTGCTTTTGCCCGTTTTGAAGCTGACGAACAGGTTTTGGATCAAACGCACGATCCCGGATTTCGCGTTGCTCAGCCCGCGTGAGTTGGCGGCGTACTTTCCGGATGCGGAACTGAGGTCCGAGCGTTTTTGGGGACTCGTAAAGTCCGTTACGGCGATCAAAACGAATTAG